One stretch of Rhizoctonia solani chromosome 8, complete sequence DNA includes these proteins:
- a CDS encoding WSC domain protein, whose product MRTLSFALALLGSANAFFRLPCSTEPIIQARIDPIISPGRKPSNHVHTVHGAKNFASNSTYSTLRASSCTNCKVTQDLSNYWYPKLYFRDPKTKLFEPVGNGGLLVYYLQRGDGDVANGGPGLKAFPEGLKMISGNPRSRSKKFAAETGSQDELRERATKWACLRYTGGQTGYEGYGFPTTDCEAGFQARLHLPSCWDGKNVDSPDHVSHVAYLDRLDNGRCPSTHPVPFIHLFYEVTWDVHDFADRWTEADGWPFVWSTGDATGYSWHGDFQNGWDTQVLQTAIDTCNNPNDDTGSGVIEACKALVLQDDAVSKTCKAVPELTETIGGQLTKLPGPAADWNICRQAKQALERIDPIISPGQKPSNHVHTVHGAKNFRSNATYSSLRASSCTSCKVTQDLSNYWFPKLYFRDPKTKLFEPVGNGGLLVYYLNRGDADVFYGGPGLKAFPEGFKMISGNPRSRSKKFATETGSQEELRERATKWACLRYSAGLPGYEGYGFPTTDCEAGFQARLHMPSCWDGKNVDSADHMSHTAYLDRLDNGKCPSTHPVPLIHLFYEVTWDIHAFASRWTAADGWPFVWATGDPTGYSWHGDFQNGWETSVLQKAIDTCNNPNDDTINGIIEACKAFKLQDDVVGKACKAAPELTEAVDGKLAKLPGCNPIQAGPGDATLYSDSSCPV is encoded by the exons ATGCGTACCCTTTCTTttgctcttgctcttcttgGAAGCGCCAATGCCTTCTTTAGGTTGCCATGCAGTACTGAGCCTATTATCCAAG CACGCATTGACCCCATAATTTCTCCTGGTCGAAAACCGTCGAATCATGTCCAT ACGGTCCATGGTGCTAAGA ATTTCGCTTCGAACTCTACATACTCGACCCTTCGTGCTTCATCTTGCACTAATTGCAAGGTTACTCAG GATTTATCTAATTACT GGTATCCCAAATTGTATTTCCGTGACCCCAAGACCAAGTTGTTCGAGCCTGTTGGAAACGGAG GCTTGCTCGTATATTATTTGCAACGTGGGGACGGTGATGTGGCAAATGGTGGACCTGGCCTGAAAGCCTTCCCAGAGGGACTCAAGATGATAAGCGGCAACCCTCGCTCGCGTTCCAAAAA GTTTGCTGCAGAAACTGGTTCTCAAGACGAGCTGCGTGAGCGTGCTACAAAATGGGCATGCTTGCGCTATACCGGCGGACAAACTGGCTACGAGGGATATGGCTTCCCTACCACCGATTGTGAAGCTGGATTTCAAGCGAGGCTCCACTTGCCTTCTTGTTGGGATGGCAAG AACGTGGACTCACCTGACCACGTGTCTCATGTGGCATACCTAGATCGTTTGGACAATGGCAGATGTCCAAGCACCCACCCTGTTCCGTTTATTCATCTATTCTATGAG GTTACTTGGGACGTTCATGATTTTGCCGACCGCTGGACTGAGGCCGATGGTTGGCCTTTCGTCTGGTCCACCGG TGATGCTACCGGATACTCCTGGCACGGCGACTTTCAGAATGGATGGGATACCCAGGTTTTGCAAACTGCTATCGATACCTGCAACAACCCCAACGACGACACTGGGAGTGGTGTAATCGAGGCATGCAAAGCATTAGTGCTTCAGGATGATGCGGTATCGAAGACGTGCAAGGCGGTTCCCGAGTTGACTGAAACAATTGGCGGACAACTGACTAAGCTCCCTGG TCCTGCCGCAGACTGGAATATATGCCGCCAAGCTAAACAGGCTCTAGAACGCATTGATCCTATTATTTCTCCCGGTCAAAAGCCCTCCAATCACGTCCAT ACCGTACATGGTGCTAAAA ACTTCCGCTCAAATGCCACATACTCGTCTCTCCGTGCTTCATCTTGCACGTCGTGTAAGGTTACCCAG GACTTGTCAAACTACT GGTTCCCCAAGCTTTACTTCCGCGACCCAAAGACAAAGCTCTTTGAGCCAGTAGGAAACGGAG GTCTCCTTGTATACTACTTAAACCGTGGGGATGCCGACGTCTTTTACGGCGGGCCTGGTCTGAAAGCCTTCCCCGAGGGCTTCAAAATGATTAGCGGAAACCCTCGCTCGCGCTCTAAGAA ATTTGCTACGGAGACCGGCTCTCAGGAAGAGCTACGGGAACGTGCCACGAAGTGGGCATGCTTGCGTTACAGTGCTGGTTTACCAGGATACGAAGGATATGGATTTCCCACTACCGACTGCGAGGCAGGTTTCCAGGCCAGGCTTCACATGCCTTCTTGTTGGGATGGAAAG AATGTAGATTCGGCGGATCACATGTCCCACACGGCATACCTAGATCGTTTGGATAACGGAAAATGCCCCAGTACACACCCCGTCCCTCTCATTCATTTGTTTTACGAG GTTACTTGGGACATTCACGCGTTTGCTTCTCGTTGGACTGCCGCCGACGGTTGGCCATTTGTCTGGGCTACCGG CGACCCTACTGGATACTCCTGGCACGGAGACTTCCAGAACGGGTGGGAGACATCAGTCCTCCAGAAGGCTATCGACACCTGCAACAACCCCAACGACGACACCATCAACGGCATCATCGAAGCATGCAAGGCGTTTAAGCTCCAGGACGACGTTGTGGGGAAGGCATGCAAGGCAGCTCCTGAGCTGACTGAGGCTGTGGATGGCAAGCTGGCTAAGCTTCCTGG ATGCAACCCGATCCAGGCTGGTCCAGGAGATGCCACTCTGTACAGTGACTCCAGCTGTCCAGTCTAA
- a CDS encoding RasGEF domain-containing protein, whose product MMTSKDGFFALVIHRYCAQDETQLDVQPGRLVAVRRVEPSGWAGVVDVEGGKGWIPFRYVRPIDDETVGVLEPIAQQLRLGAYRAITTIRATATNHLEGYSSPDSNESDALGDEWANIPKQRRPSRAATRPRDMDSSKMGSNGTPRVSLDEDVPVPTYTPTTSGEKSPGVQFAAASPPTSFVPSRVRAFKLRSRSKSRDGVRSDSESVGRPRRPSVSIRRTRVSMFGSPREPNPVEQIRRLDARPWYLKPVHLPATGEIVLDSDGSVRAGTLEAIVERLTCEAPSRNQEIMLRRDVLFTYEAFTTSQQLFELITDQYSLEPPRELDESQFLDWKENKLRPTQARVLDVLGAWLDLPRLCQDDPDLIPRMREFLQFVTKPESLASEARRHLRTIEQLIAPPAPRSPTPQRRRRRSEKQRPFPTLSSSPNGTRAHSQSFSGLLSPTSPAIRSESLHIRTESTSPSRGFTSPIQRSTSPRLGFNSPISRAASPILNNDEGLRPSSPLMLSTSMTSLPSAVTKQQKQQGELGSGLGRARSQRHASASYPRSESRQADLAYTALSERSHSSHGHSSHGHSSHGHSSHAHGSKHLPSAVNDIDPTALAHHLTLLESGLYMRIKRKQVLEWHKTSSSTEDSNATVNDLRNFCVTSDRLAGWVKWSVLSLGTSVRRAEAVGTWIRVAEKCRLLNNISSLAAIAAGLSSSDISRLPHTWHLVPSARAQRLEDLVLLTSPAGGFAQLKIFYSNVKFAVPFIGMYLTAIVHAADQFKDHLPFPVPADRSPRDEDGWATDGGHSEPVTPTQTQARSKSSRMSIGSPSPLSLNAVPPPLKFNSNASPSQSRRLPSEPPTPTLSIAPSSPTTSTLGSQTKLINFAKRHKQAEIIHAMLKFQGHPYTVSSQSEPQGSTSSPYPHPSSPSSSSSSSVTLIASAGGVAWVEEQLSRAAILTLGTDWTYDRSLRLYDDETGGRTSGAVDKENMAAAGF is encoded by the exons ATGATGACGAGCAAAGATGGGTTCTTTGCGCTGGTCATACACCGATACTGTGCCCAAGACGAGACGCAGTTGGATGTCCAACCGGGAAGACTTGTGGCCGTGCGACGGGTGGAACCGAGTGGCTGGGCGGGCGTAGTGGATGTTGAAGGCGGGAAAGGATGGATACCGTTTAG GTATGTGCGGCCCATTGACGACGAGACGGTGGGTGTATTGGAACCGATCGCCCAGCAACTTCGACTCGGTGCTTACCGTGCGATAACGACGATCCGGGCTACGGCCACCAACCATCTCGAGGGGTACTCTTCACCCGATTCCAACGAATCTGACGCTCTGGGAGACGAGTGGGCGAATATCCCCAAGCAACGG CGGCCCTCGAGGGCGGCGACCAGGCCTCGGGACATGGATTCGAGCAAAATGGGATCGAATGGTACGCCCAGAGTGTCTTTGGACGAGGATGTGCCCGTCCCTACGTATACGCCAACAACATCGGGCGAAAAATCACCTGGAGTCCAGTTTGCGGCTGCTTCGCCTCCAACATCCTTTGTTCCCTCGCGAGTCCGTGCGTTCAAGCTGCGTTCTCGTTCCAAGTCGCGCGATGGAGTACGTTCGGACTCCGAGTCGGTCGGTCGTCCGCGTCGGCCTTCGGTCTCTATTCGTCGCACCCGTGTGAGCATGTTCGGGTCCCCTCGCGAGCCAAATCCTGTGGAACAGATCAGACGGTTGGACGCAAGGCCGTGGTATCTCAAGCCCGTTCATTTGCCTGCGACCGGCGAGATTGTCTTGGATTCCGATGGGAGTGTGCGAGCTGGCACTCTTGAGGCTATCGTTGAGCGTTTGACGTGTGAGGCTCCCAGCCGGAACCAGGAAATCATGTTGAGACGTGATGTGTTGTTCACATACGAGGCCTTTACCACTTCCCAGCAGCTCTTTGAACTGATCACGGACCAGTATTCGCTCGAGCCTCCACGCGAACTTGACGAGAGCCAGTTTTTGGATTGGAAAGAAAACAAGTTACGGCCGACTCAGGCCAG GGTTTTGGATGTACTCGGAGCGTGGTTGGATCTTCCTCGCTTGTGCCAGGATGACCCTGATCTTATCCCTCGAATGCGCGAGTTCCTACAGTTTGTGACCAAACCGGAGAGCTTGGCTTCGGAAGCACGTCGCCACCTCAGGACTATTGAACAACTA ATCGCACCTCCGGCTCCGCGATCTCCAACGCCCCAACGTCGGAGACGCAGATCGGAGAAACAGCGCCCGTTCCCTACACTTTCTTCCTCACCAAACGGCACCCGCGCCCACTCTCAATCATTTTCGGGTTTACTTTCTCCCACAAGCCCTGCTATCCGCTCCGAAAGTCTTCATATAAGAACAGAGTCTACCAGTCCATCTCGTGGGTTTACGAGTCCCATTCAGCGATCAACCAGTCCGAGATTAGGATTCAACAGTCCAATCAGCCGAGCCGCGAGCCCGATTCTCAACAATGACGAGGGCTTACGACCTAGTAGTCCATTAATGTTGAGCACATCGATGACCTCGCTCCCTTCTGCCGTGACAAAGCAGCAGAAACAGCAGGGAGAACTGGGGTCTGGTTTGGGCAGGGCTAGGTCTCAGAGGCATGCCAGTGCGAGCTACCCTCGATCTGAATCGAGGCAGGCCGATTTAGCCTATACAGCTCTTTCCGAACGTTCGCACAGTTCGCATGGGCATAGTTCACATGGACACAGCTCACATGGACACAGTTCGCACGCACACGGTTCAAAGCATTTGCCCTCGGCTGTGAACGACATCGATCCGACCGCACTCGCTCACCACCTGACGCTGCTCGAATCCGGGCTGTACATGCGCATCAAGCGGAAACAGGTGCTCGAATGGCACAAAACTAGCAGTTCAACTGAAGATAGCAACGCAACCGTAAACGATTTGCGTAACTTTTGCGTGACATCCGATCGATTGGCCGGCTGGGTCAAGTGGAGCGTCTTGAGCCTGGGGACCTCAGTTAGACGTGCCGAGGCCGTGGGGACTTGGATTCGTGTTGCCGAG aaATGCCGCCTTTTGAATAATATTTCATCTCTTGCTGCTATCGCTGCCGGtctctcttcttctgacATCTCCCGTCTTCCGCATACATGGCACCTAGTCCCTTCTGCGCGTGCACAAAGACTTGAAGATCTAGTGCTGTTAACTAGTCCAGCTGGAGGGTTCGCGCAGCTGAAGATCTTCTATTCAAACGTCAAGTTCGCAGTTCCGTTTATTG GGATGTATCTAACGGCTATAGTGCACGCCGCCGATCAATTCAAGGACCACTTACCTTTCCCCGTCCCGGCAGACAGGAGCCCCAGGGATGAAGACGGATGGGCCACAGACGGGGGTCATAGCGAACCAGTTACACCCACCCAGACACAGGCGCGGTCTAAATCTTCACGAATGAGCATCGGATCTCCTTCTCCACTCTCCTTGAACGCCGTACCTCCCCCTCTCAAGTTTAACTCCAACGCCTCACCTTCTCAGTCCCGCCGACTACCTTCAGAACCCCCGACCCCGACGCTCTCCATCGCACCTTCGTCTCCGACTACTTCCACTCTCGGCTCACAAACCAAACTCATCAACTTTGCGAAACGCCATAAGCAAGCGGAGATTATCCACGCTATGCTCAAGTTCCAGGGTCATCCGTATACCGTCTCGAGCCAGAGCGAACCTCAGGGATCCACATCCTCGCCTTACCCCCACCCGTCCTCgccttcttcctcgtcgtccTCATCGGTGACCCTCATTGCCTCTGCCGGTGGTGTAGCATGGGTAGAAGAGCAGCTGTCTCGTGCGGCGATACTGACGCTCGGAACTGATTGGACTTACGACCGGAGTCTAAGATTGTACGATGACGAGACCGGTGGTAGGACCAGTGGTGCAGTGGATAAGGAGAACATGGCCGCTGCGGGTTTCTGA
- a CDS encoding RNA-dependent RNA polymerase, producing the protein MPNSLSDLLKRSQETSKARSQRGLKRITRPLSQQFIRPTLASRIQSAKTEPKTPKRFKLSQEQPWIQSDLLSAIEYISQGKDLDTSVFTPIESCGPQIKHIEKTPKLGNTLLNDESRFEEPEDIVMTSLADEQLDQLEADSKISFTNHDWNLPKNMHKVAHSPSHQKVFDSLGLPWAVQWEVARLVGAHPELSWDDVPLEALEKLCGSSSESAPRVAEVLFGKHPYYKVINARERTIHPLGSASPWAEYDHEDMLLRINSVERLGCEGTYFGGKIDQVLRLSVHTSGKFEFQLQPPVVSTSCRFRRYLGSRRLIEVRFSEKEPRLKPQALREYMVENALVINGRVFRAFYARRTIVYLVETNEALDRQEDELVGDQFRLSLRDFIEWHNPLYANPYQTLNKWSSRFALGFSTSRPGLMFAPNEIYYLPETVAPGKSSNSAIMTDGAGFINAAAMNQLTAQMKWSTAPVSVQARFGGSKGLFILHPNDRLLDNPPRIYIRPSQVKVKLHPDPRRWCASHRVLDVLTRNTMAVGTQVTDQVIINLSHNGVPTTILDSMTRTYIESASLIPYVKEGRFLQLWETIFTRSKVQELILKGLTPESMARAQGFKSIEKGQDLLDAKFTYQPDPYSGHPPSFETQALGLLQSGFDLKFTPLFNRIESIQKMILFGMDGKCHLHIPNSAQGFIIPDPLGILDVGEVFCGFGRPVRDNSGTDISTVLGPVLVSRNPCILPSDMRKVIAVECPELWAAGYTDVIVFSVKGERSLASMLAGGDYDGDTAILIWEEALVNQFTNSATHFADVDVSDHFVSNPKRMEEIPPDDFRSVLNALLAPLMPNQVGMYGNWHMTAAKVLGLDDPETVRLGNVFTTCLDGVKTGLTILPQFLQKDSRKWNNVDPRIVSKLSVIEDLKQALDVYRQKCENEIVALRPYRRYDPDLLEPYNRERELCTRIPELSRELDQIVAFVNKMKEEFDKGEFSIGKRHGPASFDRKTEPGKKYSRRQRQESEWAASEAYNTGLPKGLLHIRDEMVPRIAASYAYSQDQDCSPGFAFAVAWSQLCKIKAEKKGPITAMDPQFGSLMCISKRTRQQLDLIAQ; encoded by the exons CCCATAG AGTCATGCGGGCCTCAAATTAAGCATATCGAGAAAACTCCTAAGTTAGGAAATACACTATTGAACGACGAGTCTCGGTTTGAAGAACCCGAAGATATTGTGATGACATCACTGGCCGATGAACAACTCGATCAACTTGAAG CAGATTCGAAGATTAGTTTTACGAATCATGATTGGAACCTGCCCAAGAATATGCACAAAGTTGCCCACTCGCCCTCGCACCAGAAAGTCTTTGATAGTCTGGGTTTGCCTTGGGCTGTGCAATGGGAG GTGGCAAGGCTGGTTGGTGCCCATCCCGAACTATCCTGGGATGACGTGCCACTGGAAGCTTTGGAGAAACTGTGCGGTTCGTCCTCGGAGTCTGCTCCTCGTGTTGCCGAAGTTCTATTTGGGAAACACCCCTACTATAAAGTAATCAATGCCCGAGAAAGAACAATCCACCCTCTAGGCAGTGCCTCGCCTTG GGCCGAGTACGACCATGAGGATATGTTGTTACGTATCAACTCGGTAGAAAGGCTTGGGTGCGAAGGCACATATTTTGGAGGTAAAATAGACCAAGTTCTAAGGCTATCGGTACATAC CTCAGGAAAATTCGAGTTCCAGCTCCAACCTCCCGTGGTGTCGACTTCATGCCGCTTCAGACGTTACCTTGGGTCGCGTCGCCTTATTGAAGTTCGATTCTCTGAGAAGGAGCCGCGTTTGAAACCCCAGGCACTGCGGGAATATATGGTTGAGAATGCGTTGGTAATAAATGGAAGAGTTTTCCGCGCATTTTACGCCCGAAGAACCATCGTTTACCTTGTGGAGACGAATGAAGCGTTGGATCGACAAGAGGACGAACTAGTAGGAGACCAGTTTCGACTCTCGTTAAGAGATTTCATAGAGTGGCATAACCCACTTTACGCTAACCCGTATCAG ACTCTGAATAAATGGTCGTCTCGATTTGCACTAGGATTCTCAACGTCTCGGCCAGGTCTTATGTTTGCACCAAATGAGATATATTATCTCCCCGAAACTG TTGCGCCCGGAAAGTCCTCGAATAGTGCAATTATGACGGATGGGGCTGGCTTTATTAATGCTGCTGCAATGAACCAGCTCACCGCCCAGATGAAATGGTCGACCGCTCCGGTGAGCGTTCAAGCTCGGTTTGGTGGATCAAAAGGACTCTTTATTCTCCATCCGAACGATCGTTTACTTGATAACCCACCGCGGATTTACATTCg CCCGAGTCAAGTTAAAGTAAAGTTGCATCCGGATCCTCGACGATGGTGCGCTTCACATCGTGTCCTCGATGTACTTACACGTAATACAATGGCGGTGGGCACCCAAGTCACAGATCAGGTTATCATAAATCTGTCCCATAACGGAGTCCCCACGACAATATTGGACTCAATGACTCGCACTTATATTGAATCGGCTTCTCTTATCCCATACGTGAAAGAGGGCCGATTCTTGCAGCTTTGGGAAACGATTTTTACGAGATCGAAAGTTCAGGAGCTCATACTTAAAGGATTGACTCCAGAATCGATGGCTCGTGCCCAAGGCTTCAAGTCCATAGAGAAGGGGCAAGATTTGCTTGATGCAAAATTTACTTACCAACCAGACCCATATTCTGGCCACCCTCCAAGTTTCGAAACTCAGGCTTTGGGACTTCTGCAGTCAGGATTTGATCTGAAATTCACGCCGTTGTTCAATCGGATTGAATCGATCCAGAAAATGATCCTTTTTGGAATGGATGGGAAG TGCCATTTGCACATACCCAATAGTGCACAAGGATTCATCATACCTG ACCCCTTGGGGATTCTAGATGTTGGAGAGGTTTTTTGCGGATTTGGCAGACCAGTTCGAGATAATTCAGGCACCGACATATCGACAGTCTTAGGGCCTGTTCTT GTCTCGCGAAATCCCTGCATATTACCATCTGACATGCGCAAA GTCATAGCAGTCGAATGTCCCGAGCTCTGGGCGGCAGGGTACACGGATGTTATTGTTTTCTCTGTGAAAGGGGAGCGCTCGCTTGCCAGTATGCTAGCAGGTGGTGACTATGATGG AGATACAGCTATCTTGATTTGGGAAGAAGCTCTCGTTAATCAATTCACAAATTCAGCCACCCATTTTGCTGATGTCGATGTGTCCGACCATTTTGTCTCAAACCCGAAGCGCATGGAAGAAATACCTCCAGATGACTTTCGTTCAGTACTCAACGCACTGCTCGCACCATTGATGCCCAACCAGGTTGGTATGTATGGGAATTGGCATATGACCGCAGCAAAGGTACTCGGACTTGACGATCCAGAGACTGTTCGGCTCGGCAACGT GTTCACGACGTGTTTGGATGGAGTCAAAACCGGGCTCACAATTCTTCCTCAATTTCTTCAAAAAGATTCAAGAAAGTGGAACAACGTT GACCCTCGGATCGTTTCTAAACTATCAGTGATCGAAGATCTGAAGCAGGCGCTCGACGTGTATCGCCAGAAGTGCGAGAACGAAATAGTTGCGCTCCGGCCCTATAGACGATACGACCCCGATCTTCTGGAGCCTTACAACCGCGAGCGCGAGTTGTGTACGAGAATCCCAGAACTGAGTCGAGAGCTTGACCAGATCGTTGCGTTTGTTAACAAGATGAAGGAAGAGTTCGACAAGGGAGAGTTTTCAATCGGTAAACGACACGGTCCAGCAAGTTTTGATAGAAAAACAGAGCCAGGGAAGAAATACAGTCGAAGACAAAGACAGGAGTCCGAGTGGGCCGCATCCGAGGCATACAATACAGGTTTACCCAAAGGACTCCTTCATATTCGAGATGAGATGGTCCCTCGCATCGCAGCGTCTTACGCCTACTCACAAGACCAAGATTGTTCTCCTGGATTTGCATTTGCAGTCGCGTGGTCCCAATTGTGCAAGATCAAGGCTGAGAAGAAGGGCCCCATCACAGCAATGGATCCTCAATTTGGTTCCTTAATGTGTATTTCTAAGCGAACAAGGCAACAGCTGGATCTGATTGCCCAATAA